The following proteins are encoded in a genomic region of Helicobacter sp. MIT 21-1697:
- a CDS encoding fibronectin type III domain-containing protein yields the protein MSTKTLWNYLKLIGLCALLSAFLNGCFSSFGVKLQEDVSLPRIDSINTLADVSSVGFEWKFLDNEQIKGFVIYRAQAKDNQKLQKIATISNRFTTHFYDINLKPQTKYIYAFATLGSNNTISPKSEPIVVQTSFIDAVESVFALNNQPRSIKLIWSPHPNPSIDSYLIQRLNKAGEFKTIKTIPHRLSVEYFDDDLKDGESYTYRIIAQSYEGIKSKPSQSVSAKTIPQPAPIENIQATSELPREIKITWEQAPDTQGVSKKQYKILYSPNDKNYKKLATTNQTSYTHKLKDKEDGISYYYQVVLLGDNGLEGRMSSSPAKGSSLPPPSTPLLFEGKMINGKATLSWQTPSDERIQNYIVYRKEGKIWAQSARFIDIYDTTFTDKEMQKGIIYKYSVTSIDKNGIESAPTQEIELSIESQKATR from the coding sequence ATGAGCACAAAAACATTATGGAATTACTTGAAGTTAATAGGATTATGCGCTCTTTTGAGTGCTTTTCTTAATGGTTGCTTCTCTTCTTTTGGCGTAAAACTCCAAGAAGATGTTTCGCTTCCGCGCATTGATTCTATAAACACACTCGCTGATGTCTCATCTGTTGGGTTTGAATGGAAATTTCTTGATAATGAGCAAATAAAAGGATTTGTCATTTATCGTGCTCAAGCAAAAGATAATCAAAAACTACAAAAAATCGCTACGATTTCAAATCGCTTTACTACGCATTTTTATGATATAAATCTTAAACCTCAAACAAAATATATCTATGCCTTTGCCACACTTGGCAGTAATAATACGATTTCTCCTAAAAGTGAGCCTATTGTTGTGCAAACATCTTTTATTGATGCAGTAGAGAGTGTCTTTGCCCTGAACAACCAGCCACGCTCTATCAAGCTTATTTGGTCGCCACACCCAAATCCGAGCATAGATTCCTATCTTATTCAACGTCTAAACAAAGCAGGTGAATTTAAAACAATTAAAACAATCCCTCATCGCTTGAGTGTAGAATATTTTGATGATGATTTAAAAGATGGGGAGAGCTACACTTATCGCATTATCGCACAAAGCTATGAGGGTATCAAAAGTAAGCCCTCACAAAGTGTGAGTGCAAAAACAATCCCTCAACCCGCACCTATTGAAAATATCCAAGCTACTTCAGAGTTGCCCCGAGAGATTAAAATTACTTGGGAACAAGCTCCTGATACACAAGGTGTAAGCAAAAAACAATATAAAATTCTCTATTCTCCCAACGATAAAAACTATAAAAAACTAGCGACTACAAATCAAACAAGCTACACACATAAGCTCAAAGATAAAGAAGATGGGATAAGCTATTACTATCAAGTCGTGCTTTTAGGCGATAATGGCTTAGAGGGGCGTATGAGTAGCTCACCCGCGAAAGGCTCAAGTCTTCCGCCTCCAAGCACACCTTTGCTTTTTGAGGGAAAAATGATTAATGGCAAAGCCACCCTCTCGTGGCAAACGCCAAGTGATGAGCGTATTCAAAACTACATTGTTTATCGCAAAGAGGGAAAGATATGGGCACAAAGTGCGCGCTTTATTGATATATACGATACTACCTTTACCGATAAAGAAATGCAAAAAGGTATCATTTATAAATATAGCG
- a CDS encoding RluA family pseudouridine synthase: MKEIIVSDFDLNNGKLRLDSYLSIQLQRSKNQIHHIIKNKQVCLNGTLCVKNGTLLKAKDCIQVQSPCINNAPLSSSYTISGDDERFNIDILYQDEDVLIINKPPHLIIHHAPSVKEPTLVDWLKLNAHILYTLSGEERYGIIHRLDKQTSGALAIAKSHLAYTTLTKELKTRQMGRYYLAIIDAPLKENQQVQCFMGRNPHNRLKMSKIHIRPNASIPKGVRDSKSSFVKIATSDNGAFELIAIKLHTGRTHQIRAHLESLSRHILGDTLYGYKPQGKTHHYQDRILLHAYILYFTHPRTQQDYTFKAPIFPDMLKFLQIHFTKDMSDEHKNIMELLEVNRIMRSFECFS, from the coding sequence ATGAAAGAAATTATTGTATCAGATTTTGACTTAAATAATGGCAAATTACGCCTTGATTCTTATTTAAGCATACAACTTCAAAGGAGTAAAAATCAAATCCATCACATTATCAAAAACAAACAAGTGTGTCTTAATGGCACATTATGTGTGAAAAATGGCACTTTGCTCAAAGCAAAAGATTGCATTCAAGTGCAATCTCCTTGTATAAATAATGCACCTTTATCTTCTTCATATACCATATCAGGAGATGATGAACGCTTTAACATTGATATTCTTTACCAAGATGAAGATGTACTTATTATCAACAAACCTCCTCATCTTATCATTCATCACGCACCAAGCGTCAAAGAGCCTACACTTGTAGATTGGCTCAAACTCAATGCTCATATTCTTTACACACTTAGTGGAGAGGAGCGTTATGGAATCATTCATCGCCTTGATAAGCAAACAAGCGGGGCTTTAGCTATTGCCAAATCGCATCTTGCCTATACTACTCTCACCAAAGAGCTCAAAACTCGTCAAATGGGACGATATTATCTTGCTATTATTGATGCACCGCTTAAAGAGAATCAACAAGTGCAATGCTTTATGGGGCGCAATCCACATAACCGCCTTAAAATGAGCAAGATTCACATTCGCCCAAATGCGTCTATCCCTAAAGGAGTGCGAGATTCAAAAAGCTCTTTTGTCAAAATTGCCACTTCGGACAATGGAGCGTTTGAACTCATTGCTATCAAACTCCACACAGGTAGGACACATCAAATACGCGCCCACCTTGAAAGCCTCTCACGCCATATTCTTGGCGATACACTTTATGGATACAAACCTCAAGGCAAAACTCATCATTACCAAGATAGAATCTTGCTTCACGCTTATATTCTTTATTTTACCCACCCCAGAACACAACAAGACTATACTTTTAAAGCGCCTATTTTTCCAGATATGCTAAAATTCCTCCAAATTCACTTCACAAAGGATATGTCCGATGAGCACAAAAACATTATGGAATTACTTGAAGTTAATAGGATTATGCGCTCTTTTGAGTGCTTTTCTTAA